The DNA window CTTGGCTCTGGCTCACCTATATAAAATACCCGTGGTGACCACGAGCACGTTGGGCTATGAGAACCACATGAGTCAGATGATGGGTTTGATTACACCATGGTCATTTGTGCCACACGGTTTTATGCCCTTCACCGATCGCATGAGTTTCCTGGAAAGGGTGAAGAATTCCTACGCATCCTTCTACGAGGACATGGACAGGTTGCTGAACTATTTTCCGAAAATGGATGCGGTGACCAGGGAGTTCTTTGGACCTGTATTGGGTAAGTTGGAGTTATGGTTTGTCTGATAGCCCACTTGAGAGCAGTGTCTTCTAGCCGAGGTGCCCAAGGTCAAGCACATGGAGCGGGAAATCTCAGTGATGCTACTAAACAGTCACGCACCGCTGACCACGGCACGTCCCACAGTGGATGCCATGGTGCCAGTGGGTGGCATGCACATCTATCCACCCAAACCGCTCCCGGCCGACATGCAAGCCTTTTTGGATGGCGCCACCGAGGGGGCCATCTTCTTCAGCCTTGGCAGCAATGTCCAGAGCAAGGACATGCCCGTGGAAATGCTGCGACTGTTCCTGCAGGTATTTGGTTCCCTCAAGCAGCGGGTATTGTGGAAATTCGAGGACGAGAGCATTAGGCAATTGCCAGAAAACGTGATGGTCAGGAAGTGGCTGCCACAGGCGGACATTCTGGCCCATCGCAATGTGAAGGTATTCATTACCCACGGTGGTTTGTTTGGCACCCAGGAGGGAGTGCACTACGCTGTGCCCATGCTGGGTATACCCTTCTATTGTGATCAGGTACTTGTTTATTCCGATTATTATATAGATATCTGTTTACATAGGTGTATTATATGTATTATGTTGCAGCACCTTAATATGAACAAAGCTGTTTTGGGTGGATATGCCATTAGTCTGCACTTCCAGTCGATTACCGAGGAAATCCTTCGGCACTCCCTGAACCATCTAATACATAATGCGACCTACAAGGAGAACGTTCAAAGGGTATCGGATATTTTTCGGGATCGGCCGCAGGAGCCGCGGAAAAGTGCCGTCTATTGGATCGAGTATGTCATCCGGCATCGAGGTGCTCCCCATATGAGATCCGCGGGCCTGGATCTCAATTGGTTCCAATTCTACTTGCTGGATGTCATAGCATTTGTGGCTATCATTGCTCTAGCTGGAATCATGGCTCTCTCATTGGCCATTCGATTACTGATGGGCAGTAACAAGAAGCACAAGAAAGCTAAACAAAATTGAACTATTTACAGGGTTTAATTAAACTATAAACTGGAAAACAGGGTGGAACAAGTAATTTACAAAATGTCAGAAAACTAAAATCATAtcttcattaaaatattaataataaagttgTCTCTATTGCTTATGATATGCATTAAATATACAAACTATACCTAGATAACCAGAACATATATTACCAAAACTACGTTTATAATCTcttaaaaaaatagaattctgttatattatattaaacttTGTAGAATACACTGACGAAATGGCGTTTAAATTGATGCTCAAGCTCAAAGCTCACGCTGAATAATACTTTTGCTATTTCCTAGAGTTCTATTGAAACATACCTATGTTACAAATAAGGCCGATCATCTGAACCCATTCACAGTCTATTGTAAGCGGTCCACTGTGTCGGTTGCTGATTAGTAGCAATCATAGGAAACCAGGCATAATCAAAATggtttgttgatattttgtaaatacttGAGGCGGCGAATAGCCTTTAGCTTTTGAAGCTCTCGTTTCtgtataaattcaattaaagggaaataaaccaaaaagcTTTGAAGTCTTTAAAATCTGAAAATTGAAGCTGTTATCAGCTTATACTATTTGAAAGTTTACAGTCAAATTAAGGGATGTTTGATTTCATGTAGCAGCGCctaacttttatttatttgatgaTGAAATCTTTTGAATTTGACAGTGTTCCAAAACAGCTTTGCACATTTTTCTCCTTAGTCTGGTTGCTCTTCAGCAACTAGAGTTGGGTACTGGTGCCCGCATCTTGGCAGCCTTCTTTTTTCCTGGGAAGAGTCACTTCATGATGACCAATGCCATCATACGAGAGTTGGTGAAGCAAGGACATGAAGTGACCTTCATTACTCCGTTTTCCATGTCCAAGGAAACACTTGGGCCTAACTATACGGAAATAGTGATTCCTCAATACAATAACTGGTCAGAAAGTAAGTATAGTTGCTAAATTAGTTAATATATATCATCATCTCTGTCTTACAGTGAAGAAAATGACCAACAAAAACACTGTTTTGGAAATGTCTGATTTCCCAACTTTTTCATTCCTCCGAATGGTCAATGTGATGGGTACCCACAGTACGGATTTTGTATTCGATCAACCGGAGATTCAGGCTGTAATCAATGAGAAGAACAAGATTGGCAAATACGATCTGCTGCTGGCGGAGCAATTCTTCAACGAGGGTGCCCTCATCCTCGGTCACCTGTACCAGATCCCCATCATAACTGTTTCGACTTTTGGCTATGCTAACTACTTTAGTCAGATGTTTGGAATAGTGTCTCCTTGGTCATTTGTTCCACATGCCTTTATGCCCTATACGGACCGCATGTCGTTGTGGGAACGCATCGGAAATGTGGCCATCAGTGCAGCCGAGGATCTCGTCAGAGAGTTCTCCTACTACCCCGGACAGGATGCCGTCTTAAGGAAGCATTTCTCCAAACTCCTCGACAGAGTTCCCACCATCAAAGAACTTGAGCGAAATGTTTCTGCCATTCTGTTGAACACCTACGTGCCACTGGCTTCCTCGAGGCCAACGGCATATAATATGATCCCAGTGGGCGGTTTGCACATTCAACCTCCAAAGGCGCTACCCGAACACCTTAAAAAATTCCTGGACGGAGCTACACATGGAGCTATTTACTTCAGCTTGGGTTAGTGCCATTATTCCTAAGAGTTTAATCTAAACACTAAATACTTTATCTTTTCCTGGACAGGTTCCCAGGTGAGAAGTGCCGATTTGCCGCCTGAAAAGCTAAAGGTTTTCCTAGAAGTCTTTGGCAGTCTGAAGCAACGCGTTCTCTGGAAGTTCGAGGATGAGTCCCTGCCCAATCTGCCTGATAATGTGAAGGTGCAAAGTTGGTTACCTCAAGGCGACATCCTGGCGCATCCCAATGTCAAAGTTTTCATTGCCCATGGAGGACTCTTCGGCACACAGGAGGCGGTGTACTATAGTGT is part of the Drosophila yakuba strain Tai18E2 chromosome 2R, Prin_Dyak_Tai18E2_2.1, whole genome shotgun sequence genome and encodes:
- the LOC6530665 gene encoding UDP-glycosyltransferase UGT5, which encodes MCSKTALHIFLLSLVALQQLELGTGARILAAFFFPGKSHFMMTNAIIRELVKQGHEVTFITPFSMSKETLGPNYTEIVIPQYNNWSEMKKMTNKNTVLEMSDFPTFSFLRMVNVMGTHSTDFVFDQPEIQAVINEKNKIGKYDLLLAEQFFNEGALILGHLYQIPIITVSTFGYANYFSQMFGIVSPWSFVPHAFMPYTDRMSLWERIGNVAISAAEDLVREFSYYPGQDAVLRKHFSKLLDRVPTIKELERNVSAILLNTYVPLASSRPTAYNMIPVGGLHIQPPKALPEHLKKFLDGATHGAIYFSLGSQVRSADLPPEKLKVFLEVFGSLKQRVLWKFEDESLPNLPDNVKVQSWLPQGDILAHPNVKVFIAHGGLFGTQEAVYYSVPILGMPVYCDQHQNINQGKKAEYALGLDYRKVTVEELRGLLLELIENPKYRNNIKKASRIFRDRPLGAMETAMYWINYVIEHRGAPHLVSAGVQLPWYQFYLLDIVGLAIAVILLPIMALILICRRSFKPKSTLKTKKN
- the LOC6530664 gene encoding UDP-glycosyltransferase UGT5 produces the protein MQIRLLFSLLLAGTLYSQLKSTEGSKILAVYAFPGKSHFMMHTALIRELVESGHQVTMVTAFTLEKEKLGSNYTEILIEPVYDFWHDVKLNFGAQHLFELTRMTNYDFLKMLEIIGLKTTEHALRQPKVQALINAEQKDGVFDLLLAEQFYQEAFLALAHLYKIPVVTTSTLGYENHMSQMMGLITPWSFVPHGFMPFTDRMSFLERVKNSYASFYEDMDRLLNYFPKMDAVTREFFGPVLAEVPKVKHMEREISVMLLNSHAPLTTARPTVDAMVPVGGMHIYPPKPLPADMQAFLDGATEGAIFFSLGSNVQSKDMPVEMLRLFLQVFGSLKQRVLWKFEDESIRQLPENVMVRKWLPQADILAHRNVKVFITHGGLFGTQEGVHYAVPMLGIPFYCDQHLNMNKAVLGGYAISLHFQSITEEILRHSLNHLIHNATYKENVQRVSDIFRDRPQEPRKSAVYWIEYVIRHRGAPHMRSAGLDLNWFQFYLLDVIAFVAIIALAGIMALSLAIRLLMGSNKKHKKAKQN